The DNA region CCTCATGGTTATTTAACAGAGGGGGTGTATCTACCCGAAGTCTCTTATGATGGAATGCCCTACCAGTGCGTAATGACCGATACTGTGGACGACGTCGAAGTCCCGTACGACGAGGACGAGGCGTCTCAACAGGAGAAAATACGCGCCCTCGAGGAGCGCCTGGAACTCCTCGAGTCCCAGAACGAGGAGATGCGGGACAAGCTCCTCGACGCGAACGCCGAGAACAACAAGTACCAGCAGAAACTCGAGCGTCTGACCCACGAGAACAAGAAGCTCAAGCAGTCGCCGCTGTTCGTCGCCACCGTCCAGGAGATGACCGACGAGGGCGTCATCATCAAGCAACACGGCAACAACCAGGAGGCGCTGACCGAGGTCACCGAGGAGATGCGCGGCGACCTCGAACCCGACGCCCGCGTCGCCGTCAACAACTCGCTGTCGATCGTCAAGTCCCTCTCGAACGAGACCGACGTCCGGGCCCGCGTGATGGAAGTCACCGAGAGTCCCAACGTGAGCTACGAGGACATCGGCGGCCTCGACGAGCAGATGCAGGAGGTCCGCGAGACCGTCGAGATGCCCCTGAAGAGCCCCGAGATGTTCGACGAGGTCGGCATCGATCCGCCGAGCGGCGTCCTGCTCTACGGGCCGCCGGGTACAGGGAAGACGATGCTCGCCAAAGCGGTCGCCAACCAGACCGACGCGACCTTCATCAAGATGGCCGGCTCCGAACTTGTCCACAAGTTCATCGGCGAGGGCGCGAAGCTGGTCCGGGACCTCTTCGACGTCGCTCGCGAGCACGAGCCTGCGGTCATCTTCATCGACGAGATCGACGCCATCGCCGCCAAGCGTACCGAGTCGAAGACCTCCGGCGACGCCGAGGTCCAGCGGACGATGATGCAACTGCTGAGCGAGATGGACGGCTTCGAGGAGCGCGGTGACATTCGCATCATCGCGGCCACGAACCGCTTCGACATGCTCGACCGTGCGATCCTCCGCCCCGGTCGGTTCGACCGCCTCATCGAGGTCCCGAAGCCGACCGAGGAGGGACGGGAGCTGATCTTCCAGATCCACACTCGGAACATGAACGTCGCCGACGACGTCGACTTCGTCCAGCTGGCCGCCGAGACGCCCGAGGCCTCCGGGGCCGACGTCAAGGCCATCTGCACCGAGGCCGGGATGTTCGCCATCCGCGACGACCGCACGGAGATCCGGATGGAGGACTTCTACGCCGCCTGGGAGAAAGTCCAGGCAGAGTCCACCGAGGACCCCGAGGTCTCGAAGACGTTCGCCTGAGCCTCGAGCGAGACTCTTCTCGCGTTCGCGTTTAATCGATAGTTGAATCCGTGAGTACCCGCAGTGAAAGCGAACGGGAGCCTACAGCGTCGCGAAGAGGGCCCAGGGAACAAGGAACAGCGCGACGGTCATCAGCCCGAGTATCGCCAGATAGCCCGCGCCCGTCCCGAGGGCCGTGAGCCACGTCGGATGCTCGTACGCCGAGAGATCGAGTGCCATACCCGATTCTCCGCTGACACGGACATAAACGTACCGGGAACGCCAGCCATCGTTCGGACCGTTTTTATCACTCGAGTGGCTACCTCGCTCCAATGACGACAATCGCCGTGGTGGACAATCACGGACAGTTCACCCACCTGGAACAGCGTGCGCTGCGCGACCTCGGCGTCGACTGCACGCTGGTCGACAACGAGACGCCGCCCGAAGACGTCGAGGCCGACGGCATCGTGCTCTCGGGCGGCCCGGACATGGACCGCATCGGTCAAAGTCCGAAATACCTCGAGGACGGCCGCCCCGTCCTGGGCATCTGTCTCGGTATGCAACTCATGGCCGTCGAACTCGGCGGCGAGGTCGGGAGCGGCGACTACGGCGGCTACGCCGACGTCACCGTCGACGTACTCGAGGAGGATGACCCGCTCGTTGGCTCGCTGGCCCCCGAAACGCGCGTCTGGGCGAGTCACGCCGACGAGGTCAAAACGCTGCCCGAAGGATTTACCTGCACGGCCTCGAGCGACGTCTGCGGCGTCGAAGCCATGAGCGACACGGACCGGGACCTCTATGGCGTCCAGTGGCACCCGGAGGTGGCCCACACCGAAGAGGGCGAGGAAGTGTTCGGGAATTTCCTCGAGATCTGTCTGGCGTCGGCGGAGGCGACGCACTGACGGCCACCGCATCGTGTCTGCCGTTTCCTGCCGTCCCCTGACGGCTCGAGGCTACTCACGCTCCGGCTTATTCACTTCTCAGCCTATTTGATCCCCGATTCATTCACTCTCCGACCTATTCGCTCTCCAACTCGGATCGATCGCCGACCACCCGATACGTCCGCCCCCGCTTGCTGCCGACGGCCTCGATCAGGTCGTAGTGAACCATCTTCGTCAGATAGTTCCGGAGCGTCCGTGAGGTCTTGGGGTCGTCCACCCGTCGCTCGTACTCGGCGTAGAGCGCGCTCGGTTCGATCTCGCCCGCCTCGTCGACGACGTCGTAGAGCACCCGCTGGTGTTCGATCAGGCCGTCGATGGTCTCCCGACGAATCGCCTCCCTGGTGTCGGGAATCGCCTCCTCGAGCGCTTCATCGGAGAGCGTCCCACCGCCGCGGCGCGACTCGAGTCGAGCCGCCGAGCGCAGGATGCCGATGGCGACGCGAGCGTCACCGCCCGCCGCCTGCGCGATCCGATGAAGCTGGTCGTCCTCGACGGTACCCGGCTCGAGGCCCTGCTTCGCCCGTTCTCGAAGGATTGCGACCAGTTCCTCGGTCGAATAGCGATCGAACTGCACCCGCGTCCCGGCGCGCAGGCGAGAACGGACGCGGTCGTCGAACCCGGCAAAGAGTTCGGCCTCGCGGTTGGCGATCAACACCAGCGAGACGTGCCCGAGCCGGTGGAGGTCGTACAGGGCCGTCGTCTCCTCGAGCTGATCCACCTCGTCGAGGATGGCGACGACGGGCTGGTCGTTCGCCTCGGTGAGACGGTCGAACAGTTCGTCCTTCGGCGTCGAGCGGTGAACCTCGAGGGCGAGTCCGAGCGCGTCGAGGATCGCGTACAGCACGCGATATCGAGTGTGGTCCTGCCAACAGTTGACGTAGGCGACCTGCACGTCGGGTCGCTTTTCCTGCAACCGGTCGAGCGTGTACCGCGCGATGCAGGTCTTGCCGACGCCCGTCGGACCCAGTAGAAAGGTCGTCTCCGGGCGATCCCCGCGGAGAATCGGCTCGAGCGTCTCCGAGAGGTGGGAGACCTCGTCGTGGCGGTGGACCACCTCGCTCGGGACGAAGTCCTCCTGGAGGACGCGCGGATCGACGATCACGATACGACGAGTGTGCGCTCGAGGACTATAAACGGTCGTGGCTCCGCATGCACTCTTGACGCCGGCGTCCGTACGCGACGTATGCACACCGCCGTTCAGCTGTACTCCTTGCGAAGGCTCGATCGATCGCTTTCCGAGAAACTCGAACTCGTGGCGCGAACTGGGCTCGAGGGCGTCGAGCTGGCGGGACTCGGCGACGCTGATCCCACGGCCATCGGTGAAGTCCTCGAGCGGACAGCGCTCGAAGCGATGGCCGCCCACGTTTCAGTCGCGGATCTCGAGGCCGACCTCGAAGCCGCCGTCCGTCCCTCCGAAACGGTCGGTTGCGAGCGGATCGTCGTTCCGTGGCTCGATGCCGATTCGTTTCGGTCTCGCCGTGTGGTCGAGGAGACGGCCCAACGGCTCGCGACGCTGGGCGAACGACTCGCCGACGAGGGGTATTCGTGCTCCTATCACAATCATACGCAGGAGTTCTTCGCGATCGAATCAGACGTGGACGACCAGCGCGACGCCTTCGATGTTCTCGCCGATGCCCTCGCGAAGACTCCCGTAACGCTCGAGCTAGACGTGGGGTGGGCTCACGCCGCTGGCCGTGACCCCGTGTCCCTCCTCGAGCGCTACGGCGAGCAGATTCCGCTGGTTCACCTGAAAGACGTCGACGGCGACGAGCCGTGCGCCCTCGGGGCGGGCTCGGTCCCGCTCGAGGCCTGCGTCGACGCCGCCCGGGAAGTGGGCGTGGAGTGGCTCGTCTACGAACACGACGATCCGTCGGATCCGGAACGAGCCCTCGAGCGCGACGCCGAAACTATGGTGGACTTGCTCGGCCGATAGTACGGGACCCGTCCTCCCGGGCCAACCAGGACAAATTTATATACCGAAATACGATATATCGCGGCGGTGAATACCCGAGAAGCTGAGGAGAGGACAGGTAATCACCGTCGAGCGATAGTAGTGAAGAACGTTCGCGGACGGCGTCGATGGACCCCACAATTGCAGGCTGACGCGATACTGGCGAGTATGCGTGCCTCGATCGGCGTACACGAACGTGAGAATGTACAATCATATACTCATAGCTGCGAACGTCGAACCCGGTTTCGCGACCGCAACCCCCTGGGTCTCGAGGCAAACTCGCCCTTGCTCGAGGCCCTGTTTCGTCGCCGTGAGGGGGAGGGCAATAGCATCTCCGAATCCGAGATACGGAGAATCGACAGACAGCCATCATATATCGCTCGAGAGACACCGTCGTCCGGGGTGTGCGAATATGACATCACTGGCCGACGACGGGACACCCTCTCCCGGAGACGGTTCCGGCCTTCGGTCGCCGTTCGCGCCGTCGGGCCGCTACCGACACCGATTCGGCGTCACGGTCTCGAGAAGTTCTCGGTCCGGATCCCCTCTCGAGCCCGCTAATCAACTGGAACGCAACCAGCCAAAGGCACATTTTCGACCCCAGGTGGGGAGTCAACGAATCGATCCAGGGTCGGGAGCCGGCGCCGAAACGGGGCATCGACTCGACGAACCGTAGATGCACACTCGAGATCTAGTGGAGGAAGATCGCCGAACTGCAGGTGCCGCTACCGATCGTAGGCGTGTCTGAGTGGATTTCGCGTTCGATTTCGACGAATCGGGCAGGCCGGTGAGCGCCTAATAAACCTCATCGTGGTATATCAAATTGGAGGCCGTGGACACAGCTCGGGACTCGAGCGCGACCGAAAAAATAGCCGACTGCGGAGGGAAGTCAGTACGCGCGTAGAACACCCATCCCTCCGGAGGGACCCAGACTTCGACCCAGCCGTCGCCGTTGACCTCGACGTCACCGGCGTTCCCGCTGTAGTCGTTGAGCGTCTCGTTGCGCCAGGTCGTGTACACCCACTGGCCCTTCCAGTCGTTCGTGTTGTTGTTCAACCCGACGAGCAGGTTGTTGTTCCGCTCGTGAACTACCCCACCCTACTCGCTCGCCACGACCGCCGTGGCTCGCTCCTTGAGGGAGGGGCTTCCCGTCTCTCGACTGGGACTTCCTGACTCGACGACACGACTTGCACTTACTACAAGCGGTTCAAAGGAACCACCGTTCGCAAGCGCAGCGGTCGCAGTCTCCGCAGGCGTTACTTCGGCCAGTCCATTGCCTAGATTCTCCGCTTCGAAACACCCAAACGACTCCGTATCCGCCTCGGCCTCATCCGAGTTCACCAATTCAACGCCATCCTGTAGGATATTCCAACTGGCGTTCTGGTCGCGGTCGACCTCCAACCCACACGTTGGGCAGGAGTGTTCGCGAACGGCCATGTGGTTCATCACGCAGTCGACGTACACCTCGAGACCGTTGTCGTGGGCGGTGTCGATGAGCCGTTGCAAGTCGGCTTCGGTACCGAACTCGCTATCGAAGGAACGGAAGTCGACGGGTTGGTAGCCGAGCGGTGGGTCGTTGCGTCCATCCTGGTCCGCCCAGGTCAGTTCGCTCTCCTGGGGCGCCTGGATCCAGATACCGTCGTACCCCCGGTCGGCGACCTTCCAAAGGTTGTCGGTGATGGTCGGCCACGTTTCGTGGAAGTACTGAAAGCACGCTCGTTCCCCGGCAGCCGACACCGTCGAGGCCGACCCGAGACCGGCGAGCGCTAACCCGGTCGTCGCTGCTCCACGAACGACGTTCCGCCTGCTGATCGTCAGTGATTCCTGTTCACGTTCGCCGTGAGTGTCTTTCTTAGATATACAAGTACGAGGCACTATTACACCCAACACATATATTTTGTAATTTTAGATTGCAATTAACGGCTACTTGGGAAGGAGTATCGGCGACTTCACCATGTAGATTCGAGGAGAGCGTGTAAGCCGTGGGCGAACAGGATAGAAACCGGAACCTGTCGTCCAATCGCTGATTAAATTGGAACGTATCCACCGTGGTTTCTTTACCACCGGCCGACACTCTCCGGTATGGACGAGATCTCACTCGGCGTCCCGGAACCGGTGCTCGAGCGACTGCCCGACGAGAGCGGCGATGCGGCGATGGACATGCAACAGGCGGTCGCCGGTTGGGAGAGTCGATTGAATCGCATCATCGAAGACGCTGACGACGACGCGGAAGCTGCCGGCCACGTCCTCGACGCGATCGAACACTTCGAGGACCGCCTCGAGACCTACGACGCGTTCGTCCCCGAACTGCGGGCATGGGGGCAGTCACCGATTTACGCCATCGCGTGGCGAACGCTCTACGCGGACGTCATCGCGCAACTGTACGAACACGACGACCTGGCAACGTACCTCGACCGTGAGCGAAACTCCCGGCTGGTCCAGGACGGGATTCGCCTCCGAGATCTGTAGTTCTGACAGCCGATCGTACTCTCTTCCGTTCGAAACGGTCGGTTGCGAATGCAGACGCAACGATTTTCTTCGCATCTACGGTAGAGAGGGGCGTGAACGTGAGGGACGAGGACGGCGCGGACCTGGACGCAACGACGCGGCTTCGCCGGCGCGTGCTCCCGACACTGCACCGAATCAAAGAGCCGCTGGGCGGGTTCGCCACGTGCACCCAGCACCCGACGGAGTACGTCGGGACGATCGAACGCGACCTGCGAGCGTTTCGCCCGGACCTCGAGGCGATGGCGTTTTCACCCGAACCGATCGCCTCGCTGAAGGTCCACGAGGACGGCCGCTTTTCGGCTGGAAGCTGGGTGCGACGACGATCGCCGCTGGCCGACTGGCAGCTACACGTGACGCTGTTCCAGGACGGACGAGACGCCATCGAGGTCTTCGCCCACCGGGAATACTCCTGGCTTCGCCACCCGTACAAGCACTACGTCGGTGACGGCTGGGATACGACGAGCGGCGTCAAGCGAATGCGGTCGCTGTTGCGAGGTCACGGGATCGAGTTCGTCGTGGACTAGATCAGGCCAGCGGGGCGGTCCGCGCCTCGAGAGGTCTCGATATGCGTCTCGAGACCTTTCGTCCGTACCGTGCCTCGAGGCGTCCGTTGTGGGTCTCGAGACGAACCGAGAACGTATCGACAACGCAACCTATTCGACCCCGGCGTTCGAACCACGACCTATGACCCGGACGGAGACGGTCGCCGCCTTCACGGATCTCTACCTCCCCACGGTCAACGGCGTCACCTACACGATCCAGCTCTGGCGCGAGCGCTGGCGCCAGCAACGGACGGCGATGCCCATCGTCTACCCGGAGATGGACGGCTACGAGGCTGGCCCCAGCGAGTACCCGATTCGAAGCGTTCGCGCGCCGCTGTACCCGCAGTACCGCCTCGGGCTCCCCTCGATTCCGGACGGCCTCGAGACGCCGGAGGTCGTCCACGTCCACACACCGTTTACCATCGGCTTCGCCGGAATTCGCTTCGCCCGCAAGCGCGACGTGCCCGTCGTCGCCTCCTACCACACCCTCCTGGACGACCGGGCCAGCCAGCACGTCTCCGGCAACGTCCTCGACGGCGTCAAGCGGACCTGCCGGCTCTACGAACGCACGTTCTTCGAGCGCGTCGACCACGTCACCGCGCCGACCTCCTTCGCCCGCGATCACCTGCTCGAGACCGTCGAGGCCGACGTCGACGTGACGGTGGTCTCGAACGGCATCGACACCGACTTCTTCCGACCGGTCGATCCGACTTCGTTTCGCAATCGATACGACCTCCCCGACGACCGGCCACTGCTCGGCTACACCGGGCGCCACGGCGAGGAGAAGAACCTCGAGGAGGCGATCGACGCCGTGGACGGAACGCGGATGACGCTCGTCCTCGGCGGCGACGGACCCGCTCGCGAAGCCCTCGAGGAGCGTGCGGCCGAGATGGATGCCGACGTCAGGTTCCTCGGCTTCCTCGAGCGCGAGGAGTTACCGGCGTTTTACGCCGCCCTCGACGTGTTCATCTTCCCGAGCCCGGTCGAAACGCAGGGGCTCGTGGCCCTCGAGGCGACCGCCTGCGGGACGCCCGTCGTCGCCGTCGACGAGGGGGCCCTGACCGATTCGGTGATCCAGGGCGAAACCGGCTACCGCTACCGACGCGGGTCGATCGGGGACCTCCAGTGGGCGATTACGCGCTGTCTCGACGAACACGATCGCCTGGCCGACCTCTGTCGCAGACGACGGGCGATGCTCTCTGTCGACCACTCCATCGAGCAGCTGTCGGAGATATACGATGGGCTCGTCTGAGTGGTCTCGAGAAGTGGCCTCAGGGACGGCCTTCAGGAACGATCCCAAAAACGGTCTCAGCGGCAGTCACGGAAAGCGGCGAGCGTTCTGCTCGAGTCCGGTTATCAACAGACCCGACTGCGGGCACTTAAGTCTCGTCGCGTCAATTCGAGCGCATGGAACTCGATCTTCGATTTTTCGCCACGTTTCGCGAAGCCGTCGGCCAGAAGGATCTCTCGAGGACGGTCGAGGACGGCGCGACCGTCGGCGACGTACTCGCGGGACTCGAGAAAGAGTACGCGGGCCTCGAGGGAGAACTGCTCCAGGACGGCGCGATTCGGCCGCAACTGAGCGTGTTGAAAAACGGCCGGGACGTCGTCCACATGGCGGGCGTCGACACCGACCTCGAGGAGGGCGACCGGGTCTCGGTGTTTCCACCCGTCGCGGGCGGCTGATTCGCTCGAAAGGGTAAGTCGAGATCGGGCGAACACCCTGCCGCCGAACGCACGTTTATGGGCACTCTCCACGAAACTGATCCAATGACCGCGCGCGTCGAACGCTCCTTCCGGGGGATCTCCGAGCGACTCGCCGTCCGCTACCTCGAGAACCTGGGCGGCGAGCGAGTGGCAGACGACGTCGTCGAGGGAGACGGCTGGCGAGCCCAGTTCGACGCCGAGACGGTCGGCGTCGGACCGACGTTGACGCTGACCGAGGTGACCGTCGTCTTCGACGGCGAGGAGGAGACGCTCGAGGAACTCGTCCGGGCGTTCGCCCAGAAGGCGATGCGGGCCGGGGGGTGAGATCAACGATGACGGACGCCGGCGAGCCGATCGAAGGCCAGATTCTGTTGCTCGCGGCGGCGAAGGCGAGCGTGGCGCCGTCACAGCTTCCGGACCTCGTGGATCGGGTTCAGCACTACCTCGTGGCCGACATCGAACGACATCGTCGATCGGCAGAGTGTCCCTACGAGGACGACGACCGGATCGTGTTGCTGTTCGAAACCGGGTTCTGGGAGCGAATCGGGTCGACGCTCGCACTCGAGGAGCGCGAGTGGGACGCCGTCTCGCGCGCACACGCCGAACAGTTTCGACGAATCGGGCGCCGCCGCGACCGTGAGGCCGAGTTCGAGACGGCG from Natronosalvus rutilus includes:
- the pan1 gene encoding proteasome-activating nucleotidase Pan1 codes for the protein MTDTVDDVEVPYDEDEASQQEKIRALEERLELLESQNEEMRDKLLDANAENNKYQQKLERLTHENKKLKQSPLFVATVQEMTDEGVIIKQHGNNQEALTEVTEEMRGDLEPDARVAVNNSLSIVKSLSNETDVRARVMEVTESPNVSYEDIGGLDEQMQEVRETVEMPLKSPEMFDEVGIDPPSGVLLYGPPGTGKTMLAKAVANQTDATFIKMAGSELVHKFIGEGAKLVRDLFDVAREHEPAVIFIDEIDAIAAKRTESKTSGDAEVQRTMMQLLSEMDGFEERGDIRIIAATNRFDMLDRAILRPGRFDRLIEVPKPTEEGRELIFQIHTRNMNVADDVDFVQLAAETPEASGADVKAICTEAGMFAIRDDRTEIRMEDFYAAWEKVQAESTEDPEVSKTFA
- a CDS encoding GMP synthase subunit A; protein product: MTTIAVVDNHGQFTHLEQRALRDLGVDCTLVDNETPPEDVEADGIVLSGGPDMDRIGQSPKYLEDGRPVLGICLGMQLMAVELGGEVGSGDYGGYADVTVDVLEEDDPLVGSLAPETRVWASHADEVKTLPEGFTCTASSDVCGVEAMSDTDRDLYGVQWHPEVAHTEEGEEVFGNFLEICLASAEATH
- a CDS encoding Cdc6/Cdc18 family protein — encoded protein: MIVDPRVLQEDFVPSEVVHRHDEVSHLSETLEPILRGDRPETTFLLGPTGVGKTCIARYTLDRLQEKRPDVQVAYVNCWQDHTRYRVLYAILDALGLALEVHRSTPKDELFDRLTEANDQPVVAILDEVDQLEETTALYDLHRLGHVSLVLIANREAELFAGFDDRVRSRLRAGTRVQFDRYSTEELVAILRERAKQGLEPGTVEDDQLHRIAQAAGGDARVAIGILRSAARLESRRGGGTLSDEALEEAIPDTREAIRRETIDGLIEHQRVLYDVVDEAGEIEPSALYAEYERRVDDPKTSRTLRNYLTKMVHYDLIEAVGSKRGRTYRVVGDRSELESE
- a CDS encoding sugar phosphate isomerase/epimerase family protein, encoding MHTAVQLYSLRRLDRSLSEKLELVARTGLEGVELAGLGDADPTAIGEVLERTALEAMAAHVSVADLEADLEAAVRPSETVGCERIVVPWLDADSFRSRRVVEETAQRLATLGERLADEGYSCSYHNHTQEFFAIESDVDDQRDAFDVLADALAKTPVTLELDVGWAHAAGRDPVSLLERYGEQIPLVHLKDVDGDEPCALGAGSVPLEACVDAAREVGVEWLVYEHDDPSDPERALERDAETMVDLLGR
- a CDS encoding alpha-amylase domain-containing protein; translation: MNNNTNDWKGQWVYTTWRNETLNDYSGNAGDVEVNGDGWVEVWVPPEGWVFYARTDFPPQSAIFSVALESRAVSTASNLIYHDEVY
- a CDS encoding alpha-amylase family glycosyl hydrolase is translated as MPRTCISKKDTHGEREQESLTISRRNVVRGAATTGLALAGLGSASTVSAAGERACFQYFHETWPTITDNLWKVADRGYDGIWIQAPQESELTWADQDGRNDPPLGYQPVDFRSFDSEFGTEADLQRLIDTAHDNGLEVYVDCVMNHMAVREHSCPTCGLEVDRDQNASWNILQDGVELVNSDEAEADTESFGCFEAENLGNGLAEVTPAETATAALANGGSFEPLVVSASRVVESGSPSRETGSPSLKERATAVVASE
- a CDS encoding glycosyltransferase, producing MTRTETVAAFTDLYLPTVNGVTYTIQLWRERWRQQRTAMPIVYPEMDGYEAGPSEYPIRSVRAPLYPQYRLGLPSIPDGLETPEVVHVHTPFTIGFAGIRFARKRDVPVVASYHTLLDDRASQHVSGNVLDGVKRTCRLYERTFFERVDHVTAPTSFARDHLLETVEADVDVTVVSNGIDTDFFRPVDPTSFRNRYDLPDDRPLLGYTGRHGEEKNLEEAIDAVDGTRMTLVLGGDGPAREALEERAAEMDADVRFLGFLEREELPAFYAALDVFIFPSPVETQGLVALEATACGTPVVAVDEGALTDSVIQGETGYRYRRGSIGDLQWAITRCLDEHDRLADLCRRRRAMLSVDHSIEQLSEIYDGLV
- a CDS encoding ubiquitin-like small modifier protein 1, coding for MELDLRFFATFREAVGQKDLSRTVEDGATVGDVLAGLEKEYAGLEGELLQDGAIRPQLSVLKNGRDVVHMAGVDTDLEEGDRVSVFPPVAGG